In a genomic window of Fibrobacter sp. UWH4:
- a CDS encoding helix-turn-helix domain-containing protein gives MGKKSVTLLPKTGKILEQMGEQIRLARMRRKISVALAAERAGVSRASVWAVEKGSAAVAIGIYAAVLHAISGMDTDLLKVAADDELGQKLHDIELLKKYHPEKRTPQNNHYRNEKNRLHKLA, from the coding sequence ATGGGTAAGAAAAGCGTAACTCTACTGCCGAAAACCGGTAAAATCCTTGAACAGATGGGAGAACAAATCCGTCTGGCACGCATGCGTCGTAAAATTTCTGTCGCGCTTGCTGCCGAAAGGGCGGGCGTCAGCCGAGCATCGGTATGGGCGGTGGAAAAAGGTTCCGCGGCAGTGGCAATCGGCATTTACGCAGCAGTACTCCACGCCATAAGCGGCATGGACACCGACCTTCTCAAGGTCGCCGCAGACGACGAACTTGGCCAAAAACTCCACGACATCGAACTCCTGAAAAAATATCACCCGGAGAAGCGCACGCCCCAAAACAACCATTACCGAAATGAAAAAAATCGTCTGCACAAACTGGCGTAA